One window of Amaranthus tricolor cultivar Red isolate AtriRed21 chromosome 11, ASM2621246v1, whole genome shotgun sequence genomic DNA carries:
- the LOC130827286 gene encoding histone deacetylase HDT1-like — MMEFWGAEIKNGGSLKVQPGEGKVLHLSQACLGEIKKDKGNEFVRVYVQINGQKFVIGMLSLERLPHLNLDLVFEDEFELSHDLKQGSVHFAGYKADDPVSAVDEDETDDDEELVPIDSLNSGKPEDKDVKPSSSVANSVVRPEKAESKSKVKIVEPGKDAKKNLEDDESEDDEDDNEDDDDDDEDGEGMEIHDAGSEDEDEDEDEDEDEDEDEDDEEEDSGEETPTKVVRVKKRPVGSTSKTPVPEKKAKFSTPQEKAEGKKVSGHVATPHPAKHAGKTPANADKTNKQTPSKAFTCSSCNKSFGSEQAVQSHSKAKHGG, encoded by the exons ATGATGGAATTCTGgg GTGCTGAGATAAAGAATGGAGGGTCTTTAAAGGTGCAACCTGGTGAAGGGAAGGTTTTGCACCTCTCCCAG GCCTGTCTTGGGGAGATTAAGAAGGACAAAGGAAATGAATTTGTCCGTGTTTATGTTCAGATAAATGGTCAGAAATTCGTTATAGGGATGCTTTCTCTTGAAAGATTGCCTCATTTAAATCTCGATCTCGTATTTGAAGATGAATTTGAATTGTCTCATGATCTGAAGCAAGGAAGTGTACACTTTGCTGGATATAAAGCTGATGATCCAGTGTC GGCTGTTGATGAGGATGAAACAG atgaCGATGAGGAGCTTGTACCAATTGATAGCTTGAACAGTG GGAAGCCTGAAGACAAAGATGTAAAGCCTTCTAGTTCCGTGGCCAATTCTGTAGTGAGACCCGAAAAGGCTGAAAGCAAGTCGAAGGTGAAGATCGTGGAACCTGGAAAAGATGCCAAGAAGAACTTAGAGGACGATGAATCCGAGGATGATGAAGATGACAATGAGGacgatgatgacgatgatgaggATGGAGAG GGCATGGAGATTCATGATGCTGGaagtgaagatgaagatgaagatgaagatgaagatgaagatgaagatgaagatgaagatgacgaGGAAGAGGACAGTGGTGAGGAGACACCAACAAAG GTGGTACGAGTCAAAAAGAGACCTGTAGGATCTACATCAAAGACCCCTGTTCCTGAAAAGAAGGCAAAGTTTTCTACTCCTCAAGAGAAAGCTG AGGGTAAGAAGGTTAGCGGTCATGTTGCAACGCCACATCCCGCAAAACATGCTGGAAAAACACCTGCTAATGCTGACAAGACTAACAAGCAGACTCCCTCGAAAGCATTCACTTGCTCTTCTTGCAACAA GTCCTTTGGCTCTGAACAAGCTGTGCAGTCTCACTCGAAGGCTAAGCATGGTGGCTGA
- the LOC130827352 gene encoding delta(14)-sterol reductase isoform X1, whose translation MDLHPLLYSSIPSWSSVGLLLSYFGYLAIFGSFLPGKIIPGVTLADGSRLHYRCNGLLSLILLVLLLGGGVAAGLLSPTAIADRGLELLSATFIFSFLVTLYLYIVGSTSRDQSSSLKPHIAGNIIHDWWFGIQLNPQFMGIDLKFFFVRAGMLGWLIINLSVLGKSIQDGELHRSMVLYQLFCTFYILDYFFHEEYMTSTWDIIAERLGFMLVFGDLVWIPFTFSIQGWWLLRNKVELTTAAVVANCITFVMGYVIFRGSNKQKHVFKKNPKAPIWGKAPKVIGGKLLVSGYWGIARHCNYLGDLLLALSFSLPCGISSPIPYFYPIYLLILLIWRERRDEARCAEKYKDIWAEYCKVVPWRIMPYIY comes from the exons ATGGATCTTCATCCTCTTCTCTACTCCTCCATTCCTTCTTGGTCTTCT GTGGGTTTATTGCTATCATATTTTGGGTACTTAGCAATATTTGGGTCTTTTCTTCCTGGAAAAATCATTCCTGGTGTCACTTTAGCTGATGGAAGTCGCCTCCATTACCGCTGCAAtg GTTTATTGTCATTGATTTTGTTGGTTTTGCTTCTTGGTGGTGGAGTTGCTGCTGGATTGCTTTCACCTACA GCCATTGCAGACAGAGGACTTGAGCTTCTCTCTGCAACATTCATTTTCAGTTTTCTT GTCACTTTGTATCTTTACATAGTGGGTAGCACTTCCCGTGACCAAAGTTCTTCTTTGAAGCCGCATATTGCCGGAAACATTATTCATGACTG GTGGTTTGGAATACAGCTAAATCCTCAATTTATGGGCATTGATCTCAA ATTTTTCTTTGTGAGAGCTGGAATGCTAGGATGGTTGATTATTAATCTTTCAGTTCTGGGTAAAAGTATCCAAGATGGCGAATTGCATCGATCTATGGTTCTTTACCAGCTATTCTGTACT TTTTACATCCTTGACTACTTCTTTCATGAGGAATACATGACTTCCAC GTGGGACATAATTGCTGAGAGATTGGGCTTTATGTTGGTTTTTGGTGATTTAGTGTGGATTCCATTTACATTTAGCATCCAG GGATGGTGGCTTTTGAGAAATAAGGTTGAGCTAACGACAGCCGCAGTAGTGGCAAACTGTATTACCTTCGTAATGGG GTATGTCATATTCAGGGGTTCTAACAAGCAGAAACACGTGTTTAAGAAAAATCCTAAAGCACCCATATGGGGCAAAGCTCCAAAGGTCATTGGGGGCAAATTGCTCGTTTCTGGATATTG GGGAATTGCTCGGCATTGTAACTATTTAGGAGACTTGTTATTGGCACTGTCATTTAGTCTACCGTGTGGAATAAG CTCTCCGATTCCTTACTTTTACCCCATCTATCTTCTTATTTTGCTGATATGGAGAGAGCGAAGGGATGAAGCTCGATGTGCGGAGAAGTATAAAGACATTTGGGCTGAATACTGTAAAGTTGTGCCCTGGAGAATAATGCCATATATTTACTAG
- the LOC130827352 gene encoding delta(14)-sterol reductase isoform X2, producing the protein MDLHPLLYSSIPSWSSAIADRGLELLSATFIFSFLVTLYLYIVGSTSRDQSSSLKPHIAGNIIHDWWFGIQLNPQFMGIDLKFFFVRAGMLGWLIINLSVLGKSIQDGELHRSMVLYQLFCTFYILDYFFHEEYMTSTWDIIAERLGFMLVFGDLVWIPFTFSIQGWWLLRNKVELTTAAVVANCITFVMGYVIFRGSNKQKHVFKKNPKAPIWGKAPKVIGGKLLVSGYWGIARHCNYLGDLLLALSFSLPCGISSPIPYFYPIYLLILLIWRERRDEARCAEKYKDIWAEYCKVVPWRIMPYIY; encoded by the exons ATGGATCTTCATCCTCTTCTCTACTCCTCCATTCCTTCTTGGTCTTCT GCCATTGCAGACAGAGGACTTGAGCTTCTCTCTGCAACATTCATTTTCAGTTTTCTT GTCACTTTGTATCTTTACATAGTGGGTAGCACTTCCCGTGACCAAAGTTCTTCTTTGAAGCCGCATATTGCCGGAAACATTATTCATGACTG GTGGTTTGGAATACAGCTAAATCCTCAATTTATGGGCATTGATCTCAA ATTTTTCTTTGTGAGAGCTGGAATGCTAGGATGGTTGATTATTAATCTTTCAGTTCTGGGTAAAAGTATCCAAGATGGCGAATTGCATCGATCTATGGTTCTTTACCAGCTATTCTGTACT TTTTACATCCTTGACTACTTCTTTCATGAGGAATACATGACTTCCAC GTGGGACATAATTGCTGAGAGATTGGGCTTTATGTTGGTTTTTGGTGATTTAGTGTGGATTCCATTTACATTTAGCATCCAG GGATGGTGGCTTTTGAGAAATAAGGTTGAGCTAACGACAGCCGCAGTAGTGGCAAACTGTATTACCTTCGTAATGGG GTATGTCATATTCAGGGGTTCTAACAAGCAGAAACACGTGTTTAAGAAAAATCCTAAAGCACCCATATGGGGCAAAGCTCCAAAGGTCATTGGGGGCAAATTGCTCGTTTCTGGATATTG GGGAATTGCTCGGCATTGTAACTATTTAGGAGACTTGTTATTGGCACTGTCATTTAGTCTACCGTGTGGAATAAG CTCTCCGATTCCTTACTTTTACCCCATCTATCTTCTTATTTTGCTGATATGGAGAGAGCGAAGGGATGAAGCTCGATGTGCGGAGAAGTATAAAGACATTTGGGCTGAATACTGTAAAGTTGTGCCCTGGAGAATAATGCCATATATTTACTAG